A stretch of Anaeromyxobacter dehalogenans 2CP-1 DNA encodes these proteins:
- a CDS encoding haloacid dehalogenase type II, with product MALAPVRAAVFDAYGTLFDVASAAAEARGALGDRWQPLAELWRSKQLQYTWLRSLAGRHADFWQVTGDAVDFALEALGLADAALRARLMESYRHLAAYPEAKDVLTRLRGAGVRLAVLSNGAPAMLASAAESAGLAGLLEQVLSVEDVGVYKPHPAVYRLAVDRLGVPAAEIVFVSSNGWDAFGAKAFGYQVAWCNRAGQPAERLPAAPDAEIRSLAELPPLLGLP from the coding sequence ATGGCCCTCGCCCCGGTCCGCGCCGCCGTCTTCGACGCTTACGGAACCCTGTTCGACGTGGCCAGCGCCGCCGCCGAGGCGCGCGGCGCGCTCGGCGACCGCTGGCAGCCGCTCGCCGAGCTGTGGCGATCGAAGCAGCTCCAGTACACCTGGCTCCGCAGCCTGGCCGGCCGCCACGCCGACTTCTGGCAGGTGACCGGCGACGCGGTCGACTTCGCGCTCGAGGCGCTCGGCCTCGCCGACGCGGCGCTGCGCGCGCGGCTGATGGAGTCCTACCGCCACCTCGCCGCGTACCCCGAGGCGAAGGACGTCCTCACGCGCCTGCGCGGCGCCGGCGTGCGCCTGGCGGTGCTCTCGAACGGTGCGCCGGCCATGCTCGCGTCCGCGGCGGAGAGCGCCGGGCTCGCCGGCCTGCTCGAGCAGGTCCTCTCGGTGGAGGACGTGGGCGTGTACAAGCCGCACCCGGCCGTCTACCGGCTGGCCGTGGACCGCCTCGGCGTGCCTGCGGCGGAGATCGTGTTCGTCTCCTCGAACGGCTGGGACGCGTTCGGCGCGAAGGCGTTCGGCTACCAGGTGGCCTGGTGCAACCGCGCCGGCCAGCCCGCGGAGCGGCTCCCCGCCGCCCCCGACGCCGAGATCCGCTCGCTCGCCGAGCTGCCGCCGCTGCTGGGCCTGCCGTAG